The DNA sequence CGGGCAATCTCGGTAGTAATCGTATCTCCACCAAGATTAAAATACCTCGAATGAAGAAGTTTGCCGGATTGTATAACATTAAATATACTAATCTTCCCACCCATATCAAGTTGAGCCACATTCATCTCATCAATATTTATATGATGTTGCTTTATTATAGCAGCCAGAGAATACAGATCCGTATAAACTGACTTTAGCTGCGTGTCAGTCCGTTTTAACGGCAAAACGGTTTGAACTATATCATTATGATGACTGGAAAAAGTAACAAGACTTGTATTGTCTTCCTCCTTTTTCCAGATTGAACCTTTCACACTGACCGTTTCAATCGGATAAGGAAGTAAGCTTTCTACTGCAAAAGGAAGAGCCTGCCATACTGCATTTTCTTTCTCGAGCGGGATTACAATATCACGGATAATTACCTTATCTGTTGGTAAATTTAATATAAAATTTTTCTCTTCCGGAAAAAAACTCTGTATAAAACGAACCAGGTTATATTCATATTCATCCTCACCTGTGATATCGACAAGAGGAAGCATTTCTGTTCTAAGAATGCTGATAGTTCCAAAAGAATCACTTACCAGCATTCCTTTAATATGAGTCGTTCCGTAATCAATCACCAAATATTGTTGATTTAGCATATTCAATCCTCAGAATAATAAAGCACCTTATTATTGGTCAGGTCAAAAAGACAGGAGACCTTTCTCATCACATTATTTCCCACTATACCGACTCCCGTAATACTATATATATCCCCACGGGTTTTGATTCGTCCTGCGGACACCGCTGTATTTTCCCCGACCAATTCTTTATATAGAGTAAAACCACCGGAAGTTTTAATCTGGAATTCGGGCAGTTTTTCCAGTTCATCCACATTTTTAATATATCCACCCTTTTCCAGTTTCAACTTTAAAAGTTTCATAGCTGCCTGCTTGGTCATAAACTCCGAAAGAGAAATCAGGACATAATAGGGTGCTGCATTGATATTGATCCTTTCATCCAGTTGATCGTTATAAGGCAAAAAAGCTGTAATATTATTACTCAAAACAAAATCAGAATCGGTAATTAAAACCTTTTCCTCATCTGTAGAAAAATCATCTGAATGGGTTTCATTCCAATCCTTAGGTTTCAAGGAACCGTACACTAAATCTCTGTCAAATCCTTTCACAGAAGTCAATTCCGATAGAGAATACAGGGGGGCATTTTTTACTTTTCTGGGAGGTTTTAAACCGCTATAATAAAAAATTTCAGCTCCTCCCCCCATTTCTTCTGAATTTTTATCCAGCCAGTCTATCAGGGGAAATATCTTTTCCGGGGGAATAGACAACTGCTCAAAAAGTCGAGATAGAATTTCCTGGGTTCTGAGATTGGGTAGATCATCGTGTTCCCGAACGAGAGTATTTATATTAATTTTACCATCTTCCGGAGACATTTTATAATAAATCGTCCCTCCACCCATCTGAATAGGAGGAGGATTAAAGGCTATTCCCGATTGGTACAGGTATTCTTCCGGAATCTTTTTCAAGGCTCCGAGTCCTCCCTGCATTCCGGCTATAGCCAGAGAAAAGGCACGAAACCCATCCGCACCTGCACGAGCTATTTTCAATTCGGTCATGCATTTATTTGCAAAATCATTGGCTGTAAGAAAAGAAGAAGTTGTTATTGCCATAACCAGCATTACAACCATAGCGCCTTTACGGCGACTATTTAAAATAGAGACCCGGAAACGCGAGTGCTTCATATCTTACCTCCTGCTTTCCAATAATTGCAATAACTTCAATCCTGATTAATTTGGGCACTTTATTCATCTGAGTCGAATCCCAGGAATCGACCCAGCTCTCTCCAGTACCTGAATACTTCAACTGAAAACTGGATACATGATCCAGAAGTATATGCTCTACTCCCCCCCGATAAGGATCCTTATCCACCATTTCATCTTCTCGGCGAATCAGGTAATAGTAGATTCCGTCTTCCCCCATTTTTTTCAAATAAAAAGAAACTTCCCGGATGGCAGGCATTCCCGCCTCTTCAGCACCGGCGTGGTGAGCCGCAAAAGTCACATAGTCCCGCCTTTCTCCGGGACTTCCATCTCCCTTTCCTTTGAAAATAATCCTTTTGTGACCGGGGATATAAAAGGTTTGAGCAAAAGTTTTACGCACATGCTCTACTGCAAAAAGTAAGCTCTTCCTATCGGTTCCACCCGTCGGGCGCACATTTTTTGTAATTTTTAAAGATGTATAATAAGCACCAAAAATCCCGGTAAATAAAACCCCGAGTATCATAATTACAACAGCCAGCTCAACCAGGTTGGTTCCAGTTCTAAAAGTCCTTTTCAACATCCACCCCGGTTTAAAAATCCACTGATTTAAAAGTCTGCACTACATAGCTTCTCTCTGCATTTCCATCGGGGTAGGTAATTTTTACCGTTATTTTAAAAACCTTAATTTCTCCCGCTTCTTTCGCCTGACTTAAATCCTTTCCTTTTCGTTTTGCCAGCTCACTGAGTTTAGAATCCTTATCATTGCTCAGCTCCTGGGGTCTACCGGCTACTTTGTCTCCTCCCCCACCGGCAAGTTCAAGTAAATTTAAATTTTCTTCCTTGATCTCTGTTAGGAATTTGTACCCCCGAAAACCGGGAACATCTCCTTCCGTACTACCGGATTCCATCTTGGAACTGGCATCAATCTGGGACATTTTTATCCGGGCTAATAAAACTGCATTAGAGATATTCGTAGCCTTTCTTTGCATACTCAGACCATTCGTAATTAAAGAATAAGTCCAAACCATTGCTGAAGCTGCAATAGCCAGGGCGATAGCCGCTTCAATCAGGGAAAAGCCTTTTCGAATTCTTCTACTCTTCATAACCTTCCAAGTCATTAGACGTATTCTGTTCCGACTGTGCCCCGGAAGTCCTATCTTCTTCTCCATTTTTAATTTCGATCCTGCCGTTATATCGGAAAAGCTGTACAGTCTTCGATACATTCGAACCATTACCCAGATGAATATTATAATCTTCGGCAATTCCTGTATGGGTAAAAGGAATCGAAAAAAAACCGGTCTCGTGTTTTATTCCCCGGATATCGGTAATACTCATAAACTTTGTATTAATTGGCATTCCGGATTCGAGAATCACTTTCTTTTCTAATCCTTTCTCGGTTCTCTGGATTCGAATAGCCTTATATTTGTTATTCTCAAAATCTATAGTCAGAACAACGGTTTGATTGCTTAATATAGCGGTCTGATAACAAAAAAAAAGGGCTGCTTTTAATTTTTCGGAAGTATTACTCACGGAAGGAATAATAAGATTCATCAAACTGGAAACTGTCATGCTTATGAGTAAGCCAAGTATACTTACCACAACAATGATTTCAACCAGGGTAAGTCCTCTTCTATGTTTTGGCTTCATAATTAAATTTCCGGGATGCAAGCGAACCTTCGATGGTTCGCTTACGTGAAAGAATAATTCCCAACTTTTTTTCTGGGAATATAATTCCTCCCGATAAATGGAAATACTAAGACTACTGGCCTTTTTTTCTAAAAGCTTTGGGGTAAGTGTCAGGAGCATTAATATTAAAATCCTGATTTTTACCGGTTCCTCCATCTGCTTTATCTTTTCCGAGAGTCCAAATTTCGGGATCACCTGAGTCCTGGTTCATTTTCAGTTTATAGGGAGTTCCCCAGGGATCTAAAACAGCAGAACGGTTTTTTATAATAGGCTTATAGTCCTCCGGTACATCACCCACAGAAGGCTTCTCAACAAGGGCTGAAAGACCCTGCTCTTCGGATGGATATTTACCGTAAGCAGCAGCGTATCTTTCAAGGTGCATCATAAGCTCGTTTGCATCCTTTCTGAGTTTCAATGAAGCTGTATCATCCTTGAGTTGTCCCGGGTTAATGTTTAAAGCCACGAGGGCAATAATTGCTCCTAAAATAAGAACCACCACGGATAACTCCACCAGAGTTAAACCCCTACGAATCTTTCTTCTTAATTTACCTGTAATCATAAAACCTAATCCTCCTTATAAGTTTTGAATTTCTTTGGTCAGCTTGTACATAGGCGTCATGATAGCAGCCATAATCGTGAATATCAGGCCACCCATTAAAACTATCATGATAGGCTCAAGACTCTGAGTCAAAGATTTTATTGCATTATTCACTTCTTTGTCAAAGATCTCCGCAAGCTTATTCATCATTTCCGGCACTGTATCCGAAGCCTCACCGGCTGATAACATACCCAATACCATAGGTGTCAATATAGTAGACTCCATGAAAGAGTCAGATAGCTTGCCACCTTCTTTGATTTTTTCAATAGCTGAATTAATTTCTTTCTGGAAAATATAATTATTCACAATACGGGAAACTATTTGTAATGAAGTAATCAAGGGCACCCGGTTAGTCAGAAGTACACCCATATTTCGAGCAAAACTACTGATAAGAACTTTCCGAGAAAGGGTTCCAAAAATGGGAATTTGCAAAACAAAATTATCCCACTTCTTTTTTCCCTCTTCTGAATTTTTAAACCGGATAAATAAATAGGTAGAAGCCACAATCACGAGGATCATAAGCCACCAGTAATTCACCAGGGCATTGGATATCCAGATTACGATAAGGGTAATTAAGGGTAGCTTGGCATCAAACTGCACAAAAAGCTCCTGTATCTGGGGAATCACCACTGTCAAAAGAAAGATGGTTACAAATAAAGAAAGACCCGCCATGATAAAAGGATAAATCATGGCTACCTGCACCTTCGATTTCAAATCTTCTGAGGCTTCTTCCAATTCTGCTAATCGTATCAGGGTTGCTTCGTAATTACCGGTTTTTTCTCCCACTGATACTAAAGAGGGATACTGTTGGGGAAATATCTCCGGGTGCCTGGCCATTGAACCGGATAAGGATTCTCCTTCCGTGATGGAGGTTCGAATTTCAATCAGTACTTTTTTAAAATATTGATTCTCCGTTTGTTCTATGATATTTGCCAGAGAACGATCTAAAGGAATTCCTGCTCCCAGCAGGGTTCCGAGTTGCTGAGTGAACAATCCCACTTCTTTTCTGGGAATGCGATACAAGAGTTTGGTTAAAAAAGGAAAAAGCTCCCGTTCCTGCTTTTCCTTATCTTCTTTTATCACCCGAACATAAAGCCCCTTGGCTTTCAATTTGTTTCGAGCAGCCTGGATATTATTAGCATCTATAATTCCATGCTCTTCTTTTCCCTTTTTATTAAAGGCTATGTATGTAAATAAGGCCATTTAGCTCACCACACGTAATACTTCATCGAGAGTGCTGACTCCCTCGATTGCTTTTCGAATACCATACTTCTTGAGATTGGTCATTCCACCGGCAAGGGAAATCCGATTCAATTCTCCGGCATCGGCTCCCCGCAAAATCCCATTTTTAATTTCGTTATTCATTATTAGGAGTTCATAAATACCAATCCGTCCCTTATAGCCAGTACCCATACAATTAGAACACCCCTTCCCTCTGAATAAATTCCCATCTATCAGGTCTGAGATTTTGAGATTCACCGATTCCAGCTCTTTTTCAGAAGGCTTATATGGAGTCTTGCATTCCGGACAGATTCTTCGAACCAGCCTCTGGGCTAAAAAGCCAAGAACAGTTGAGGTTATCAGGTAGGGTTCAATTCCCATGTCAATAAGCCTTGTGGCGGCACTGGCAGCGTCGTTTGTGTGAAGGGTTGAGAACACAAGGTGCCCGGTAAGAGAAGCCTGAATCGCAATTCTTGCTGTTTCTTCATCGCGAATCTCCCCTACCATCACCACATCCGGGTCCTGACGTAAAATGGCCCGAAGACCGATGGCAAAGGTCATCCCGATTTTCTCCTGCATCTGCATCTGGGAAATCCCTTCTATCTGGTATTCTACCGGGTCTTCACAGGTAATAATATTTCTTTCCGGGGTATTCAATTCAGTAAGGGAAGAATAAAGAGTTGTAGATTTACCGGAACCGGTAGGCCCTGTAACCAGAATAATTCCATAAGGTTGATAGATTATTTTCCGAATTTGCGTCATCAATTCTTCGGTAAAACCAAGAGTCTCAAGAGAATACTTCTGGTCGGTCTTATTCAAAAGCCTCATTACTACCCGTTCGCCGAACTGGCAGGGAATCGTAGAAACCCGGATATCAATGTCCTTTCCGGCCAGCTTGAGTTTTATCCGACCATCCTGAGGCAGACGATTTTCTGCAATGTTCAGGTTGGACATAATCTTAATCCGGGAAACAATCCCTGCATGAAAGGACTTGGGAGGACTTAAAACCTTATGTAAAATACCATCTACCCGGTAACGCACCACCAGGGATTTTTCATAGGCCTCAATATGGATATCAGATGCCCTCTCCGTAACGGCCTGGGAAAGAATTACATTCACCATTTTGATGATAGGGGCTTCATTGCTCAAATCCAGAGATTCATCAACATCAGCAAAATCGCTGAGTTCCCCCTCTGCCATCTCATCCATCATTTCTTTGGCATCAGAAGTTGTTTTATCAAAGTGAGAGTGAATCAGTCTTGTAATTTCGGTTTCAGGAGATAAGACAAATTTAACCTTATGTCCTTTGAGAAACATTTTCACATCGTCAAGAGGATGCAGATCGGTGGGATCATTTATTGCAATATGAACAGTTCCATTTTCGGAGTAAAAAGGAACCATACGGGATTTTTGAACCAGTTTATAAGGAATTTTACTATAGACTTCTTCATTCGGAGTAAATTCCAGCTTCTCCATAAAATCCATATTATGGAGCTTCGCAAGCCCCTTCATAACATCGATTTCTCCAGCATAGCCTTTCTTCTGTATAATCTGGCTGAGCGAAAGATTACTTTTTTCCTGAACTTTTAAAGAATCAGTCAGTTCTTTCTGGGTAATAATCCCATCTTCAACCAGGACTTCTCCTAAAGTTCGTTTCATCGAATTTTCTTCTCCCTATCCAGAGATTCTCTATCCTGTTCCCGCTTCTTCTTGTAGGTAATTCTATCAGCGGTTTCGCGGTTATCAAGGATATGCGGAGTTAAAAAAAGCATAAGGTTAGTTTTCTTCACCTGGGTTGTTGTTCTTCTAAACATATTCCCTATCATAGGAATATCACCTAAGAGAGGAATCTTGGTAATACTCTTCTGCTTATCCTTAGAAATAAGCCCTCCGATTACCACCGTCTGAGTATTATCAACTGTAATGGTAGTTTTAATATTTCGTTTATTGAAAGTTGGGTTTCCTCCCTGGGAAGGAAGACCGGCAATACTTTTTACTTCCTGATCCAGTTCGAGAGTAATCTTATTATTCTTATTCACATGAGGAGTAAACACAAGCTTGATCCCTGTAGGTCTATACTCAAAGTTATCCACCGTTACAGCGTTACTTCCTCCCAGACCCGCATTTCGTCTCTGGGTTCTAACCGGAACATCCTGCCCTACGTTGATCTCGGCTTTCTGGTTGTCGAGAGTCAAAACCTGTGGTGCTGAGAGGACATTAAAGTTTTCATTGGTAGCATTCGCATTGATGATCCCGATAAGCTCGGGTCTTCCCGGTTT is a window from the Leptospiraceae bacterium genome containing:
- the gspE gene encoding type II secretion system ATPase GspE encodes the protein MKRTLGEVLVEDGIITQKELTDSLKVQEKSNLSLSQIIQKKGYAGEIDVMKGLAKLHNMDFMEKLEFTPNEEVYSKIPYKLVQKSRMVPFYSENGTVHIAINDPTDLHPLDDVKMFLKGHKVKFVLSPETEITRLIHSHFDKTTSDAKEMMDEMAEGELSDFADVDESLDLSNEAPIIKMVNVILSQAVTERASDIHIEAYEKSLVVRYRVDGILHKVLSPPKSFHAGIVSRIKIMSNLNIAENRLPQDGRIKLKLAGKDIDIRVSTIPCQFGERVVMRLLNKTDQKYSLETLGFTEELMTQIRKIIYQPYGIILVTGPTGSGKSTTLYSSLTELNTPERNIITCEDPVEYQIEGISQMQMQEKIGMTFAIGLRAILRQDPDVVMVGEIRDEETARIAIQASLTGHLVFSTLHTNDAASAATRLIDMGIEPYLITSTVLGFLAQRLVRRICPECKTPYKPSEKELESVNLKISDLIDGNLFRGKGCSNCMGTGYKGRIGIYELLIMNNEIKNGILRGADAGELNRISLAGGMTNLKKYGIRKAIEGVSTLDEVLRVVS
- a CDS encoding general secretion pathway protein GspK; this encodes MVVMLVMAITTSSFLTANDFANKCMTELKIARAGADGFRAFSLAIAGMQGGLGALKKIPEEYLYQSGIAFNPPPIQMGGGTIYYKMSPEDGKININTLVREHDDLPNLRTQEILSRLFEQLSIPPEKIFPLIDWLDKNSEEMGGGAEIFYYSGLKPPRKVKNAPLYSLSELTSVKGFDRDLVYGSLKPKDWNETHSDDFSTDEEKVLITDSDFVLSNNITAFLPYNDQLDERININAAPYYVLISLSEFMTKQAAMKLLKLKLEKGGYIKNVDELEKLPEFQIKTSGGFTLYKELVGENTAVSAGRIKTRGDIYSITGVGIVGNNVMRKVSCLFDLTNNKVLYYSED
- a CDS encoding type II secretion system protein GspG, whose product is MITGKLRRKIRRGLTLVELSVVVLILGAIIALVALNINPGQLKDDTASLKLRKDANELMMHLERYAAAYGKYPSEEQGLSALVEKPSVGDVPEDYKPIIKNRSAVLDPWGTPYKLKMNQDSGDPEIWTLGKDKADGGTGKNQDFNINAPDTYPKAFRKKGQ
- a CDS encoding prepilin-type N-terminal cleavage/methylation domain-containing protein, which encodes MLLTLTPKLLEKKASSLSISIYREELYSQKKSWELFFHVSEPSKVRLHPGNLIMKPKHRRGLTLVEIIVVVSILGLLISMTVSSLMNLIIPSVSNTSEKLKAALFFCYQTAILSNQTVVLTIDFENNKYKAIRIQRTEKGLEKKVILESGMPINTKFMSITDIRGIKHETGFFSIPFTHTGIAEDYNIHLGNGSNVSKTVQLFRYNGRIEIKNGEEDRTSGAQSEQNTSNDLEGYEE
- a CDS encoding prepilin-type N-terminal cleavage/methylation domain-containing protein, translated to MKSRRIRKGFSLIEAAIALAIAASAMVWTYSLITNGLSMQRKATNISNAVLLARIKMSQIDASSKMESGSTEGDVPGFRGYKFLTEIKEENLNLLELAGGGGDKVAGRPQELSNDKDSKLSELAKRKGKDLSQAKEAGEIKVFKITVKITYPDGNAERSYVVQTFKSVDF
- a CDS encoding type II secretion system F family protein, which gives rise to MALFTYIAFNKKGKEEHGIIDANNIQAARNKLKAKGLYVRVIKEDKEKQERELFPFLTKLLYRIPRKEVGLFTQQLGTLLGAGIPLDRSLANIIEQTENQYFKKVLIEIRTSITEGESLSGSMARHPEIFPQQYPSLVSVGEKTGNYEATLIRLAELEEASEDLKSKVQVAMIYPFIMAGLSLFVTIFLLTVVIPQIQELFVQFDAKLPLITLIVIWISNALVNYWWLMILVIVASTYLFIRFKNSEEGKKKWDNFVLQIPIFGTLSRKVLISSFARNMGVLLTNRVPLITSLQIVSRIVNNYIFQKEINSAIEKIKEGGKLSDSFMESTILTPMVLGMLSAGEASDTVPEMMNKLAEIFDKEVNNAIKSLTQSLEPIMIVLMGGLIFTIMAAIMTPMYKLTKEIQNL
- a CDS encoding prepilin-type cleavage/methylation domain-containing protein, which translates into the protein MLKRTFRTGTNLVELAVVIMILGVLFTGIFGAYYTSLKITKNVRPTGGTDRKSLLFAVEHVRKTFAQTFYIPGHKRIIFKGKGDGSPGERRDYVTFAAHHAGAEEAGMPAIREVSFYLKKMGEDGIYYYLIRREDEMVDKDPYRGGVEHILLDHVSSFQLKYSGTGESWVDSWDSTQMNKVPKLIRIEVIAIIGKQEVRYEALAFPGLYFK